In Chromatiaceae bacterium, a single genomic region encodes these proteins:
- a CDS encoding pyruvate, phosphate dikinase, which produces MAGNDQANTQAAGHKWVYAFSEGDGSDKKLLGGKGANLCEMTQIGLNVPPGFVITTEACLHFLDSGTKTVPDDMMSQVREHMARVEAATGKGFGDPANPLLVSVRSGSAMSMPGMMDTILNLGLNAETLQGEIRQTGDPRFGYDAYRRFIQLFGKVAMGVPDELFDREFDQVKQAANVKEDVGLSAEDLKDISGRFLRVFQEHTGRPFPEDPYEQLEIAIKAVFGSWMGKRAVDYRREFKITPDMANGTAVNVCTMVFGNRGNDSATGVAFTRNPGTGEDKLYGEYLVNAQGEDVVAGIRTPKPIHQLAVEMPEMARQLDQLRDRLESHYKEIQDFEFTIERGVLYCLQTRNGKMNAVAMVRTSVEMVNQGLITKEQALLRINPMHLEQMLYPRLNPGFKGEPMAQGLPASPGAASGYAVFDADRAEVQGKDMGRPVILVREETKPEDIHGFFASQGILTSRGGKTSHAAVVARGMGKPCVAGAEGIHVDVQRREAHVGSHVIREGEMITIDGSSGNVYLGQVPMVEPEFSDELKRLLQWADEFAYLRVMANADTPEDAARALKFGARGIGLCRTERMFNAVDRLPVVIEMIVADTLEQRQAALDRLLPMQRGDFRALFETMAPRPVTIRLLDPPIHEFLPSERQLQSDIERLMHLRDSVQGVEVLAGSLMLLESEMAKSGRDSIKQIVSLEMVEATLAKKEQMLRKVRALTEVNPMLGHRGVRLGITFPEIYRMQIRAILEAEAECLSKGLEVHPQMMVPQVCTAEELRWIKKYVDEIRAEVEQKTGQTLTCRFGTMIEVVRACMRAECLAGEADFFSFGTNDLTQATFSFSREDAENKFLPMYNERGILHDNPFEVLDTKGVGKLMELAVQWGRSAKSELSVGICGEHGGHPSSIAFCHKAGLNYVSCSAPRVPVARLAAAHAALSS; this is translated from the coding sequence TTGGCGGGAAACGATCAGGCGAACACGCAAGCGGCGGGTCACAAATGGGTGTATGCGTTCTCGGAAGGTGACGGCAGCGACAAGAAACTGCTGGGGGGCAAGGGCGCCAATCTGTGCGAGATGACGCAGATCGGTCTGAACGTGCCGCCCGGGTTCGTGATCACCACCGAGGCCTGCCTGCATTTCCTGGATTCCGGCACCAAGACGGTCCCGGACGACATGATGAGCCAGGTCCGCGAGCATATGGCGCGCGTCGAGGCGGCGACCGGAAAGGGGTTCGGTGATCCGGCGAATCCATTGTTGGTTTCGGTGCGCAGCGGTTCGGCGATGTCGATGCCGGGGATGATGGACACGATTCTCAACCTCGGTCTGAACGCCGAGACCTTGCAGGGCGAGATCCGCCAGACCGGCGATCCGCGATTCGGTTACGACGCTTACCGGCGTTTCATCCAGCTGTTCGGCAAGGTCGCGATGGGCGTACCCGACGAGTTGTTCGACAGGGAGTTCGACCAGGTCAAGCAGGCGGCCAATGTCAAAGAGGATGTCGGTCTGTCGGCGGAAGATCTGAAAGACATCAGCGGTCGCTTCCTGCGGGTGTTCCAGGAACACACCGGTCGCCCCTTCCCCGAAGACCCGTACGAGCAGCTGGAGATCGCGATCAAGGCGGTGTTCGGCTCCTGGATGGGCAAGCGCGCGGTCGACTATCGGCGCGAGTTCAAGATCACCCCGGACATGGCCAACGGCACCGCGGTGAACGTCTGCACCATGGTGTTCGGTAACCGTGGCAACGATTCCGCGACCGGCGTTGCATTCACCCGCAACCCCGGGACCGGCGAAGACAAGCTGTACGGCGAGTATCTGGTCAACGCCCAGGGCGAGGACGTCGTGGCGGGCATCAGAACGCCGAAACCTATCCATCAGCTCGCGGTCGAGATGCCCGAGATGGCGCGTCAGCTCGACCAGCTGCGCGATCGCCTGGAGTCTCATTACAAGGAGATCCAGGATTTCGAGTTCACGATCGAGCGCGGGGTCCTGTACTGCCTGCAGACACGCAACGGCAAGATGAACGCGGTGGCGATGGTGCGCACCTCGGTCGAGATGGTGAACCAGGGCCTGATCACCAAGGAGCAGGCACTGCTGCGCATCAACCCGATGCACCTCGAGCAGATGCTGTATCCGCGCCTCAATCCGGGTTTCAAGGGCGAGCCGATGGCCCAGGGCCTGCCGGCGTCACCGGGCGCGGCATCGGGTTACGCGGTGTTCGACGCGGATCGCGCCGAGGTGCAGGGCAAGGACATGGGACGCCCGGTGATCCTGGTGCGCGAGGAGACCAAGCCCGAGGATATCCATGGCTTCTTCGCCTCGCAGGGCATCCTCACCAGTCGTGGCGGCAAGACCTCGCACGCCGCGGTGGTCGCACGCGGCATGGGCAAACCGTGCGTCGCCGGCGCCGAGGGCATCCATGTCGATGTGCAGCGACGCGAGGCGCACGTCGGATCGCACGTGATCCGCGAGGGCGAGATGATCACGATCGACGGGTCCAGCGGCAACGTCTACTTGGGTCAGGTGCCGATGGTCGAGCCGGAATTCTCCGATGAGCTGAAACGCCTGCTGCAGTGGGCGGACGAGTTCGCCTATCTGCGCGTGATGGCGAATGCCGACACGCCGGAAGATGCGGCGCGCGCGTTGAAGTTCGGCGCGCGCGGCATCGGCCTGTGCCGCACCGAACGCATGTTCAACGCGGTCGACCGTCTGCCGGTGGTGATCGAGATGATCGTCGCCGATACGCTCGAGCAACGCCAGGCCGCATTGGATCGCCTGCTGCCGATGCAGCGTGGGGATTTCCGTGCATTGTTCGAGACCATGGCACCGCGTCCGGTCACGATCCGTCTGCTCGATCCGCCGATCCACGAGTTCCTGCCCAGCGAGCGCCAGTTGCAGAGTGACATCGAACGACTGATGCACCTGCGTGATTCGGTGCAGGGCGTCGAGGTGCTGGCGGGATCCCTGATGCTGCTGGAGAGCGAGATGGCCAAATCCGGTCGCGATTCGATCAAGCAGATCGTCAGCCTGGAGATGGTCGAGGCGACCCTGGCGAAGAAAGAGCAGATGCTGCGCAAGGTGCGTGCGCTGACCGAGGTCAACCCGATGCTCGGTCATCGCGGCGTGCGTCTCGGGATCACCTTCCCGGAGATCTACCGGATGCAGATCCGTGCGATCCTCGAGGCCGAGGCCGAGTGCCTGAGCAAAGGGCTCGAGGTGCATCCGCAGATGATGGTGCCGCAGGTGTGTACCGCCGAGGAACTTCGCTGGATCAAGAAGTATGTCGACGAGATCCGCGCCGAGGTCGAGCAGAAGACCGGACAGACATTGACCTGCCGCTTCGGCACCATGATCGAGGTGGTACGTGCCTGTATGCGTGCCGAGTGTCTCGCCGGAGAGGCTGACTTCTTCTCGTTCGGCACCAACGACCTCACCCAGGCGACGTTCTCGTTTTCGCGTGAAGATGCCGAGAACAAGTTCCTGCCGATGTACAACGAGCGCGGCATCCTGCACGACAACCCGTTCGAGGTGCTGGACACCAAGGGCGTGGGCAAGTTGATGGAACTCGCGGTGCAGTGGGGGCGTTCGGCGAAGTCGGAACTCTCGGTAGGGATCTGCGGCGAACACGGCGGGCATCCGTCATCGATCGCGTTCTGTCACAAGGCCGGCCTCAACTATGTCTCCTGTTCGGCCCCGCGCGTACCGGTCGCGCGCCTGGCCGCGGCGCACGCGGCGCTGAGCAGCTGA
- a CDS encoding amidotransferase 1, exosortase A system-associated → MCGIAGIFDTRGMDPPPAELIRGMTDAITHRGPDESGIHVEPGVALGHRRLSIIDIASGQQPLFNDDRSLAIVFNGEIYNFTALRPELEALGFRFRTHSDTEVILHAWQAWGPACVQRLRGMFAFAIWDQRRRHLFLARDRLGIKPLYYALLPNGHLVFGSELKALLPHPKLPRARDPRAIEDYFAYGYIPEPRTIFDAVRKLPPGHTLLIEQGQSTLPRSNRYWDIPFADNGVTDQADAEQELIERLREAVAVRLVAEVPLGAFLSGGVDSSAIVAMMAGLIQQPVKTCAIGFDVAAFDETEHARKVAERYHTDHQTDTVKADDFDLVDRMGWLFDEPFADSSAMPTYRVCEAARRRVTVALSGDGGDENLAGYRRYRLHLAEEQLRSRLPLALRRTVFGPLGALYPKADWAPQFLRAKTTFQSLARDTVGAWFHSVSRMTDGQRASLFSTELKRELAGYNAVQVLREHAAQAPTDHPLSLVQYLDLKTFLVGILHKVDRASMAHALEVRVPLLDHLLVEWMSGLRPEWKLSGGDGKHLFKRALRPYLPDEVMYRPKQGFSIPLAEWFRGPLREKYRREVLAPAMTENGLFNPGYLHKLQQQHDSGRRDNSVVMWALLMFALSERHLAAA, encoded by the coding sequence ATGTGTGGTATTGCCGGAATCTTTGACACTCGGGGCATGGATCCACCGCCTGCGGAACTGATCCGCGGGATGACCGACGCGATCACCCACCGCGGCCCGGACGAATCGGGCATTCATGTCGAGCCAGGTGTCGCACTGGGTCATCGTCGCCTGTCGATCATCGACATCGCCAGCGGCCAGCAACCGCTGTTCAACGACGACCGCTCGTTGGCGATCGTATTCAATGGCGAGATCTACAACTTCACCGCGCTGCGCCCGGAGTTGGAAGCACTGGGGTTCCGTTTCCGCACGCATTCCGACACCGAGGTCATACTCCACGCCTGGCAGGCGTGGGGACCGGCGTGCGTGCAACGCCTGCGCGGCATGTTCGCGTTCGCGATCTGGGATCAACGCCGGCGGCACCTGTTCCTGGCCCGCGACCGGCTCGGTATCAAGCCGCTGTACTATGCGTTGCTGCCCAACGGTCACCTGGTCTTCGGATCCGAACTCAAGGCCCTGCTGCCACACCCGAAGTTGCCACGCGCCCGTGACCCGCGCGCCATCGAGGACTACTTCGCCTACGGTTACATTCCCGAGCCGCGCACGATCTTCGACGCGGTGCGCAAGCTCCCCCCCGGCCACACCCTGTTGATCGAACAGGGTCAGTCGACCCTGCCGCGCAGCAACCGGTACTGGGACATCCCTTTTGCGGACAACGGCGTGACCGACCAGGCCGATGCCGAACAGGAATTGATCGAGCGCCTGCGCGAGGCGGTCGCCGTGCGGCTGGTGGCCGAGGTGCCGCTGGGCGCATTCCTGTCCGGCGGCGTCGACTCCAGTGCGATCGTCGCGATGATGGCCGGCCTGATACAGCAGCCGGTCAAGACCTGCGCGATCGGCTTCGACGTCGCGGCGTTCGACGAGACCGAGCATGCACGCAAGGTCGCCGAGCGTTATCACACCGACCATCAGACCGACACCGTCAAGGCCGACGACTTCGACCTGGTCGACAGGATGGGCTGGCTTTTCGACGAACCGTTCGCCGACAGCTCCGCGATGCCGACCTACCGCGTCTGCGAAGCGGCCCGGCGTCGCGTCACGGTGGCGTTGTCCGGCGACGGCGGCGATGAGAACCTCGCCGGTTACCGGCGCTACCGCCTGCACCTGGCGGAGGAACAGCTGCGCAGTCGTCTGCCGCTGGCGCTGCGCCGTACGGTGTTCGGACCACTCGGCGCCCTGTACCCGAAAGCGGACTGGGCGCCTCAGTTCCTGCGTGCCAAGACGACCTTCCAGTCCCTCGCCCGCGACACCGTCGGCGCCTGGTTCCACAGCGTCTCGCGCATGACCGACGGACAGCGCGCGTCGCTGTTCAGCACCGAGCTGAAACGTGAACTCGCCGGATACAACGCGGTCCAGGTACTGCGCGAACACGCCGCCCAGGCACCTACCGACCATCCGCTGTCACTGGTGCAATACCTGGACCTGAAAACCTTCCTGGTCGGCATTCTGCACAAGGTGGACCGCGCCAGCATGGCGCATGCACTCGAGGTCCGGGTACCCCTGCTCGATCATCTGCTGGTCGAGTGGATGTCCGGTCTGCGGCCCGAGTGGAAGCTGTCCGGCGGCGATGGCAAGCACCTGTTCAAACGTGCCCTCCGGCCCTACCTGCCGGATGAGGTGATGTACCGTCCCAAACAGGGCTTCTCCATCCCGTTGGCCGAGTGGTTCCGCGGACCGCTGCGCGAGAAATACCGCCGCGAGGTGCTGGCACCCGCGATGACCGAAAACGGGCTGTTCAACCCGGGATACCTGCACAAGCTGCAGCAGCAGCACGACAGCGGACGGCGTGACAACAGTGTCGTGATGTGGGCACTGCTGATGTTCGCGCTGAGCGAACGCCATCTGGCGGCCGCCTGA
- a CDS encoding TIGR03088 family PEP-CTERM/XrtA system glycosyltransferase: protein MPPAAVSDDAPPLIAHVIYRLQVGGLENGVVNLVNQMPADRYRHAIVCLTEATAFRDRILRGDVAIYEMHKRPGHDFAMWGRLYQLFREIRPTVVHSRNIGCLEAQIPAWLARVPCRVHGEHGWDVSDPDGSRRGYRWLRRLHSPLVQRFIALSRELEDYLVRRVGIAADKVSRIYNGVDNARFHAGRSTVLPPGFAAGGDVVFGTVGRMHGVKDQGNLTAAFIALCQQRPELAGRMRLVMVGDGPLRDPCLAMLADAGLSGQAWLPGSADNIPELMRAFDVFVLPSLAEGISNTILEAMASGLPVIATDVGGNAELVEAGRTGVRVPAGDAQALADQMAGYAGDPDLRQRHGDAGCRRVAEQFSMKQMIAAYGGVYDRLMQQRGIAH, encoded by the coding sequence TTGCCGCCTGCTGCCGTCAGCGACGACGCGCCTCCGCTGATTGCCCATGTGATCTACCGCCTGCAGGTCGGCGGACTCGAGAACGGCGTCGTGAACCTGGTCAACCAGATGCCCGCCGACCGTTACCGCCACGCCATTGTCTGTCTGACCGAGGCGACCGCGTTCCGTGACCGTATCCTGCGTGGTGATGTCGCGATCTACGAGATGCACAAGCGCCCAGGCCACGACTTCGCGATGTGGGGTCGTCTTTACCAGCTGTTTCGCGAAATCCGTCCGACCGTCGTGCACAGTCGAAACATCGGATGCCTGGAGGCGCAGATCCCGGCCTGGCTGGCACGCGTCCCGTGCCGGGTGCACGGCGAACACGGTTGGGACGTCAGCGACCCGGACGGCAGCCGCCGCGGCTATCGCTGGCTGCGCCGCCTGCACAGTCCGCTGGTGCAACGGTTCATCGCCCTGTCGCGGGAACTCGAAGACTACCTGGTGCGACGTGTCGGGATCGCCGCGGACAAGGTGAGCCGCATCTACAACGGGGTCGACAACGCCCGCTTTCATGCCGGACGCAGCACGGTTCTCCCTCCCGGTTTCGCGGCGGGCGGCGACGTCGTCTTCGGTACGGTCGGGCGCATGCACGGGGTCAAGGATCAGGGGAATCTGACGGCCGCGTTCATCGCGCTCTGCCAACAGCGGCCGGAACTGGCCGGGCGCATGCGCCTGGTGATGGTCGGCGACGGTCCGCTGCGGGACCCGTGCCTGGCGATGCTCGCGGACGCGGGACTCAGCGGGCAGGCCTGGCTGCCCGGCAGCGCGGACAACATACCCGAGCTGATGCGTGCCTTCGACGTGTTCGTGCTGCCCTCGCTCGCCGAAGGTATCTCGAATACGATTCTCGAGGCGATGGCCAGTGGCCTGCCGGTGATCGCGACCGACGTTGGCGGCAACGCCGAACTGGTAGAGGCCGGTCGCACCGGGGTACGGGTGCCGGCCGGCGACGCACAGGCGCTCGCCGATCAGATGGCCGGGTACGCAGGAGATCCGGATCTGCGGCAGCGCCACGGCGACGCCGGTTGCCGGCGCGTGGCCGAGCAATTCAGTATGAAGCAGATGATCGCCGCCTACGGCGGCGTGTACGACCGACTCATGCAACAGCGCGGCATCGCGCATTGA
- a CDS encoding HDOD domain-containing protein, giving the protein MLNAAKANNLAQEIRDDIEHNRIQLPTLPEVALRVRDEVESENSNAGAIARMVASDPALSARLLQVANSPLYRGRVEIDSIQQAVTRLGLKMVRSLVVSLAMKQIFQATSEALDRQFRVIWDDSLQVAAISRVLANNLPMLENEQAMLGGLIHNIGALPILTKLEDEFGFNIDPELLSDLIGELGPDIGATILKHWNFASSLANIPVACQDLSYDPGPAPTYADVVTVARLQNLALKGRAGSDADWSNVPAFAKIGMEPEVVIVDMEGSADEIAEVRNMLEG; this is encoded by the coding sequence ATGCTCAACGCAGCTAAGGCCAACAACCTGGCGCAAGAGATCCGCGACGATATCGAACACAACCGCATCCAGCTGCCGACCCTCCCCGAGGTGGCGTTGCGGGTGCGCGACGAGGTCGAAAGCGAGAACAGCAACGCCGGCGCGATCGCACGCATGGTCGCCAGTGACCCGGCGCTGTCGGCGCGCCTGTTGCAGGTGGCCAACAGCCCACTCTACCGGGGCCGGGTCGAGATCGACTCGATCCAGCAGGCGGTCACACGGCTCGGCCTTAAGATGGTCCGCAGCCTGGTCGTGAGCCTGGCGATGAAACAGATCTTCCAGGCGACCTCGGAGGCACTCGACCGACAGTTCCGGGTGATCTGGGACGACAGCCTGCAGGTCGCTGCCATCAGCCGCGTGCTGGCGAACAACCTCCCGATGCTCGAGAACGAACAAGCGATGCTCGGTGGCCTGATCCACAATATCGGGGCATTGCCTATCCTCACCAAGCTCGAAGACGAATTCGGTTTCAACATCGATCCTGAATTACTCTCCGACCTGATCGGCGAACTCGGACCGGACATCGGTGCGACGATCCTGAAGCACTGGAACTTCGCCTCATCGCTGGCGAACATCCCCGTCGCCTGCCAGGACCTGAGCTACGACCCCGGCCCGGCGCCGACCTACGCCGACGTCGTGACGGTCGCCCGTTTGCAGAACCTCGCATTGAAGGGTCGCGCCGGCAGCGACGCCGATTGGTCGAACGTACCTGCGTTCGCGAAGATCGGCATGGAACCGGAGGTCGTGATCGTCGACATGGAAGGTTCGGCGGACGAGATCGCCGAGGTCCGCAACATGTTGGAAGGCTGA
- a CDS encoding folate-binding protein YgfZ: MNTWQQLVSQNPPPARAFPDCAITDLSHFGLIRAAGPDVRTFLQGQLTNDINLVTPETAQLSSYCSPKGRMLGSFWILQRGDDLYLQLPVERRDAILKRLQMFVLRAQVTLADASDELARFGLTGDCAAALLPFAPTADKGCITRDGLSVIRVPGDRPRFEVLGPPQRLAELYSQALPGAQPTGPDFWTLMDIRAGLPNVFDDTVEAFVPQMANLQLIGGVSFTKGCYTGQEVVARMQYLGKLKRRMYHAHISGEERPQPGTEVYSPSSESGQGAGRIVAAAPSPDGGFEVLAVLQISSAEAGDVRLRDASGPVLELRALPYPFPATDAG; the protein is encoded by the coding sequence ATGAACACCTGGCAGCAACTCGTCTCGCAAAACCCGCCGCCGGCAAGGGCATTTCCCGACTGCGCGATCACGGATCTCTCGCACTTCGGACTGATCCGCGCTGCCGGCCCCGACGTGCGCACCTTCCTGCAGGGCCAACTGACCAATGACATCAACCTGGTCACACCCGAAACGGCGCAACTGAGCAGCTATTGCAGCCCGAAGGGCCGCATGCTCGGCAGTTTCTGGATACTGCAACGCGGTGACGACCTGTACCTGCAGCTGCCGGTCGAGCGCCGCGACGCGATCCTCAAGCGCTTGCAGATGTTCGTGCTGCGCGCCCAGGTGACGCTGGCCGACGCGAGCGACGAACTGGCGCGTTTCGGCCTCACCGGCGACTGTGCGGCGGCACTGTTGCCGTTCGCGCCGACGGCCGACAAGGGCTGCATCACCCGCGACGGACTGAGCGTGATCCGGGTCCCCGGCGACCGCCCACGATTCGAGGTACTGGGCCCGCCGCAGAGGCTTGCCGAACTGTATTCGCAGGCCCTCCCCGGGGCACAACCGACCGGACCCGATTTCTGGACCTTGATGGACATCCGCGCCGGGCTGCCGAACGTGTTCGACGACACGGTCGAGGCATTCGTGCCACAGATGGCGAACCTGCAGCTGATCGGCGGGGTGAGTTTCACCAAGGGTTGTTACACTGGCCAGGAAGTGGTCGCGCGCATGCAGTACCTCGGCAAACTCAAACGCCGCATGTATCACGCCCACATCTCCGGCGAGGAACGGCCGCAACCTGGCACCGAGGTCTACTCGCCAAGCAGCGAATCCGGCCAAGGTGCCGGGCGGATCGTCGCCGCCGCACCGTCACCGGACGGCGGTTTCGAGGTGCTCGCGGTGCTCCAGATCAGCAGTGCCGAGGCCGGTGACGTCCGCCTGCGCGACGCTTCCGGACCGGTCCTCGAGTTGCGCGCACTGCCCTACCCGTTTCCCGCGACTGACGCGGGCTGA
- a CDS encoding RNB domain-containing ribonuclease, translated as MIANSPRRLIFQTKGFFVSSAALRPGCLVLYKIHPAIVSGVSDKIEIQLAGGKSKRVRDKDVVLLHPGPLTSLGALDAGEAAIDEAWELLEGEQVALAELAEFLYGEFTPAAAWGAWGILQDGLYFEGDPERIQRRSEEAVNAEREVRESRQRAEREWAGFLERVDAGRLEDEDRKRLAEVERVAFGTAEHSRILAAFDLPATTEAAHRFLIRCGYWDPHHNPWAARAGARLEPVEIGVPELPDEPRRDLTGLDAWAIDDAGNQDPDDALSIDGERLWVHIADVAALVRPGGHADLAARERGANLYLPERIHTMLPETVTHRLGLGLAERSPALSFAFGFVDGQLSDIEVVPSWVCVQRATYDEIDARMHESPFAEIRRFTDAFRARRIASGAARIDLPEVSVRLVDGEVSIRPLPKLASRDMVTDAMLMAGEAAARFAQANGVAIPFVAQPAPDSVMQPGSLAEMYAYRRLFKPSRVTLEAAPHFGLGLEMYARATSPLRRYADLLVHQQLRGFVTGSTILSSDQVLERAAGLEAAGGVIRRAERTSNLHWKLVHLARHPQWQGDAVVVGLEERKTLVIIPELALETRIRSAPEHALNQVLRLAVREVDVPAQSVYFRVVG; from the coding sequence ATGATAGCGAATTCCCCCCGCCGATTGATCTTCCAAACCAAGGGATTTTTCGTGTCTTCTGCTGCACTGCGCCCCGGCTGTCTGGTCCTGTACAAGATCCACCCCGCGATCGTCAGCGGCGTCAGCGACAAGATCGAGATTCAGTTGGCCGGCGGCAAGTCGAAGCGCGTGCGCGACAAGGACGTGGTGCTGCTGCACCCGGGGCCGCTGACCAGCCTCGGGGCCCTGGATGCGGGCGAGGCGGCGATCGACGAGGCCTGGGAACTGCTCGAGGGCGAACAGGTGGCGTTGGCGGAACTGGCGGAGTTCCTGTACGGCGAATTCACCCCCGCAGCGGCCTGGGGGGCCTGGGGCATCCTGCAGGACGGCCTGTACTTCGAAGGCGACCCCGAGCGTATCCAGCGGCGCAGCGAGGAGGCGGTGAATGCCGAACGCGAGGTGCGCGAGAGCAGGCAGCGTGCGGAGCGCGAGTGGGCCGGGTTTCTCGAGCGGGTGGATGCCGGGCGCCTCGAGGACGAGGATCGCAAGCGCCTCGCCGAGGTCGAACGGGTCGCGTTCGGCACCGCGGAGCACAGCCGCATCCTCGCGGCCTTCGACCTGCCGGCCACCACGGAGGCCGCGCACCGTTTCCTGATCCGTTGCGGTTACTGGGACCCGCACCACAATCCCTGGGCGGCGCGCGCCGGCGCCCGGCTCGAGCCGGTCGAGATTGGGGTGCCGGAGCTGCCCGACGAGCCACGCCGCGACCTCACCGGGCTGGATGCCTGGGCGATCGACGACGCCGGCAATCAGGATCCGGACGATGCACTGAGCATCGACGGCGAGCGCCTGTGGGTGCACATCGCCGATGTCGCCGCGCTGGTGCGACCGGGTGGGCACGCCGATCTCGCCGCACGGGAGCGCGGGGCCAATCTGTATCTGCCGGAACGCATCCACACGATGCTGCCGGAGACCGTGACCCACCGTCTCGGACTGGGCCTCGCTGAGCGATCGCCGGCGTTGTCGTTTGCTTTCGGTTTCGTCGACGGTCAGCTCAGCGACATCGAGGTCGTGCCTTCGTGGGTATGCGTGCAGCGCGCGACCTACGACGAGATCGATGCGCGGATGCACGAGTCGCCGTTCGCCGAGATACGCCGGTTCACCGATGCGTTCCGCGCACGGCGCATCGCCAGTGGCGCGGCGCGCATAGACCTGCCCGAGGTGTCGGTGCGTTTGGTCGATGGCGAGGTGTCGATTCGTCCGCTGCCCAAGCTGGCGAGCCGCGACATGGTCACCGACGCGATGCTGATGGCGGGCGAGGCGGCGGCACGTTTTGCCCAGGCCAACGGCGTGGCGATCCCGTTCGTCGCACAGCCGGCACCGGACAGCGTGATGCAACCCGGCTCGCTGGCCGAGATGTATGCCTACCGTCGCCTGTTCAAGCCGAGTCGGGTGACCCTGGAGGCGGCACCGCATTTTGGACTCGGCCTCGAAATGTACGCGCGCGCGACCAGCCCGCTGCGGCGATACGCCGACCTCCTGGTGCATCAGCAGTTGCGCGGATTCGTGACCGGTTCGACGATCCTGTCCAGCGACCAGGTCCTCGAGCGTGCGGCCGGCCTGGAGGCGGCGGGCGGCGTGATTCGACGCGCCGAGCGCACCTCGAACCTGCACTGGAAGCTGGTGCACCTCGCGCGCCACCCGCAGTGGCAGGGCGACGCCGTGGTGGTCGGTCTCGAGGAGCGCAAGACCCTGGTGATCATTCCCGAACTGGCGCTCGAAACGCGCATCCGAAGTGCACCGGAACACGCCCTGAACCAGGTCCTCAGGCTCGCGGTTCGCGAGGTCGACGTACCCGCGCAGTCGGTCTACTTCCGCGTCGTCGGTTGA